TACCTTGTTTCACTTTCTACAGGTATACTTTCAATGAGACTGTTGCATGCAAAAATAATGTGGAAACAAAATGCTTATCATCAAAAGATTAACGTTTTACATACCTTTTTTACTTCATCTCTtagtttttctattgttttaagGTGATCCTCATTGTCAATCtgcaaaagaaatattgtaaatcATTAAAAACAAGGAATCAGTAAAACCATAAGTACTTACGGTTGTCAGAATGTGGACAAAATCAACAAGACCCcggtaaagggagataattaaataaattggCATTCAACGTTATGGTTCTTAAAATGAACTTGCTGACTTCGCATGCAGTTTGAATAAATAATTGTGATATTTTAGTTATGCCCCAGAACAAAACATTGAGTAAAGGGAaataatacaagagctgtcacaggagacagcgcgttcgactatttcgatggtggatagtgaaactgggcacatctgaggaaactagagctgtcactggagtgtttaatgactccaattgtggatgaagatattacacaatagcctcagtctatgtcaaaaatgtcaacttaaagtaataagacaggaaaaaataaaatgtatcaaaacactatataagtatatcctaagcaaaaagggacataattcattaaatattggtgccagagttatgcaccttgtgtggGTGATgttgttgaacaactattttaagtttgaatcaaatccattcagtaataacagagacagagtgaaagtgcattaaaactttaacctaaaattctaagtacaaaGAGGGagcaattaatgaaaaattggtgccagagttatgcaccttgcactTTGcaccatatggtgtgggtgatgatgttgaacaactaatttagtctgaatcaaatccatttagttataacagatgtagagtaaaagtgcaccaaaactttaacctaaaattctatgtAGAAAgtggaaataattcatgaaagattggtcccagagttatgcaacttgtgtcatatgataagggtaatgatgttgaacagtTGTTTAAGTTCGAATCAGATCCAcatagtaataacagagatagagtgaaagtgcataaaactttaacctgaaattctaagtaaaaaggggaatattcatgaaaaattgtgccagtgttatgcatcttgtgtcatatgatgtggatgatgatactgaacaactattttaagtttgattcaaatccattcagtaataacagagatagagtgaaagtgcatcaaaactttaaccttaaaatctaagtgcaaaggggggataattcataaaatattggtgccagagttatggcctatACATCAGATGATGTGGATAATGATaaggaataagtattttaagtttgaatcaaatccatcaagtaattacagagataagctgaaaaaagagaaagtgcaccaaaactttaaccaaggttgggatgcggaaagacgctgacgccggggcgagtaggatagctcttcttATACTTCGTATACTCGAGCTAATAAAAAGTAGGCCATGTAGAGTTGTACTTCTTTGATATTGCATTTTCTATCGGTGGCTTCTTTCATACTGTGATTTTTCAATCAAAAGCCTTGTACAACTTCAAGTCATGTTCCGGACAAGCATTATTAAATACAGCGGGATACTTCAAAAACTTAGTAAAGTAGACTAATGGTTCTTTAAAACTTCATTTCCTCGCATGGCCTATATGATAACTATTTAGACTAGCCAGATTTATTAGACCAGCATGTAAGACTAATAAACTACAATATCTACACATTTGTTACCTTTAATTGCTGATTTTCTTCTTGCAACTTTCTCACCATGATATCTTTATTCTTGTTCTCTTCCTACATAGAAACAAATAGTTACATTAATGTCTATGACAATGAGTAACATTCCATAGATACCTATATTGACACAAAGAATCTTATGACCCTCCATCAGGGACAGCTTTACAGACAACTGAATTCCCTTCCCCACAGACTCTTAGACACTCTGGGATGACCATTTGTCACCCCTTGGTTCACAAGGGTGACTATATACCTATATGTATGACATTTGTGTGCTTCTTTTACATATAGGTTTTGTAGTGTACccttacatttttacaaaactagaCTGGATCTTATAGCTTTCATTCTCgtgattatatacatgtaaatataatattgcaCCATGAGTGCACCATGTATGTTTGAGTCATACTGTATAGCAAATGCAAAGCACTAAGGTAATGCTGCCCCTAAAATAACATAAATCATTTAAAGCTGCTACAGATGTCAGTGCTATGAACTATTTTTAATTTGTcccaaattgttatcatttaataTAAGAGATAATCAATcaaattgcaaaacaaatttGAACAGTTGTTTGAAATTACATGCTGCAAAAAGTAAACCATTCTTTTTGTGGATTACTTAATTTGATGATACAAAGATTTTTGCAATGGAATCTGTAGCCAAGTAGCTTTAAGCTGGAAAATTCTAATTATTCAAATTCCATCAAAAACGTAGAACCAAACCTTCAATCTGTCAAACTCCTCTTGAGTTAAGCTGTGCGTACGTTCATCTGAACCATTTGTAGCTGTATTGCactagaaataaaagaaattaatttatcaaaacCAGCAGTAacaattttacagaatgtagAAGTATATATAGATCTTTTAATGCTGATGCTGAAAAGCCTTAAGGATTTAATGGTTTTTTTTGAAgaatttacgaacaagatgaaaattgtggaaaacttacaaatgtgaagaaatgtaaatctgacataatttgttaatttatgatggaatctatcgccacgagggtatgagaagaggccagtttccaatttaatgctgagcgccaagcatgggagttactggtaccatttttcacatctttgatATGACATGgcaggggatcgaacccacgacctcccgcactcaaagcggacgctctaccactaggctatcgaggtgtATTACATTTGTGAAAGCATGTTCGTTTATAAATACTACTTTAGCTTAATTCTATGTTTTTTATcagtaaatctttaaaattctgcTTCCTGGGAATAACCAGTACTGGTACATGAAAGCATGTTCGAACAACattgtaagaaaataaaaattggcTCCCAATGTCATAGGaaaagtaataataatgaaagtaacTAAGGAATGTTTGATTATGACAGACTTAGTAAACACTAAATGCAGTCTTTGTAGTGTCTCTGTTATATGATAAACATGTACAGAGAAATGTTCATGACCCGCTTTTCCTGTTTACATAATTCAGTTTCTCATACACTGATAGACTGTgaaaaattatcatcaacaataaAAGCTATGTATTTACATCATCATTCTCATTGTCAGTATTGCCCGTTTTCTCATCTTGTGTGTTTGGTGTTACTGCAGCTTTCATCTTTCTTGCCGTGAGTCTGTTCCTGCAATCATAATTTAATGTACATATACCCAAATTATTTGACTTTCATCTGGTACATATAGTTACCAAATGGTCTATGAAAGAAATAAACCTGAAAATGAAACAACTATCTctttttacaatttcacaaaaCTATGTTATCAGATCTAAATGTATGATAGAATGTctacattacaaaaaaaataatttgccaCTACTTCTGGTTCGTTTACACTCTTTCTTTGTAATGCTACTGATGTCCTTTGGTAGGACAGTCCCTGTCAAGATGTAGGTGACATGAAGTTGCATTTTAAAACAGAGACACATCATGGGTTGTTGTGTCTCCAGGTAGGGCCTGGAAATGAAACCTATAAGGCACCTTTTTCCATTAGCATCCTCCATATGGTAACCTTGGACCAGACACCATCGGGATAGGGAATTAATAACTGATACAATGTCATGGTGGATTTCAACCAGCAATAACCCATGTTATAAGGTTAACTGATAAATTCCCAATCTAAATCATGCTGGATTTAAAGTGTCATAATCTTCCGTCAAAACTACTTGGAGCTTCGTTTAGTTTAAAAGAGTTCCTAACCAAACAATcattcaaaacatttctaaagaACAAACCATAACTTACAGCTCTTTCTGATAACTTTTGACTCTTAATTCCTCCCATACCGTCAGCAACCTCCCCTTATTGTTGTCATCCAAGGTAACGAAGTTTGTGAAGGCAGTCTGCTTCATCGGCTTCTTGTCTGTCCACTGGCTGGCAAGTGCCTCTATTCATGCCCACATTACCTCATCGAGGTCAGCCACGGCAGCCATAGTCCTTAGTTTAGCTCTTGCCTCAGCATTTGACTGAAATATTAATTAGCATTCTAAACACTAAAAACCTCCATTCTGgaagtaaatataacacaaaaatatacatatataaacacatgtataaacaagagctgtctccataggatgacacatgcccccgatggcactttgaatgaatagttatggccgatgttagagtttaggacctttgacctacggagctgggtcttgcgcacgacacgtcgtctaactgtggtacacatccatgcccaatatttttaaaatccatgcatgaatgacaaagatatggaccggacacgcccatcaatgcactatgttgaaatatgacctttaacgtctaagtgtgaccttgacctttgagctacggacctgggtcttgcgcgagacacatcgtcttactgtggtacacattcatgccaagttatttgaaaatccatccatggatgacaaagatatggaccggacacgaatgcactatcatgaaaaatgacatttaacgtctaagtgtgaccttgacctttgagctacggacctgggtcttgcgcgcgacacgtcgtcttactgtggtacacattcatgccaagttatttgaaaatccatccatggatgacaaagatatggaccggacacgcccaactatcatgaaaaatgacctttaacgtctaagtgtgaccttgacctttgagctacggacctgggtctttcgcgcgacacatcgtcttactgtggtacacattcatgccaagttatttgaaaatccatccatcaatgacaaagatatggaccggacacgaaaattgcggacagactgacagaccgacagaccaacagactgacagacggttcaaaaactatatgcctcccttcgggggcataaaaaaaaagttaaatagatATGTTGAGACCCAGCTTTTCATTTCAAGGTTTAACATGTAAATTGATTTATTCAGTCCTAAAAAATGATGCATTTTTAGatgatgtatttttgaaaatttgatatagaGTTTGCCTTACGGTGTGTGGAAAAATCTTTGATCATTTCAATGAAATAGGAAAAACTGATTCTTGCGATAACAATTTtctcatgattttttttaaatatagaaggTTTACTCGGGAACACGGACATATATGTATTGAGAATTGGATAAAAGTCAAAGGGACTAATTAACTCTCAATTCAACTACAAATCTGACATGTGAATCAgaaaattgatattaaacaattaaaagaaatttaaagacaGTTTTAAAGCACAGctgaatattaaaagaaattcaaTCATGACATATTCCTAAGCACTGTGGAGTTATTAGCTTCTCTAGTGCTAAAGGtcacagcgaccttgacctttgacataatttCAACTatcttaatagaggaccactaggcaatgcaacataccaaatatcaaaggcctattcTTTGTGGTTTCAGActcaaaaaagattttttattgtaAGTCTTTGTTAAACTTTCACCCCAggagtataatttgaaaaatcttggtacaggaccaaTAGGCAATTCtatacaccaaatatcaaaagtctaacTAGTGCTTATGGTTTCAGCCAAAAGATTTGTGAATTTCTCAGCTAAaacatctatttttagctccccaGACCTAGTTGTGCAATGGACCTGAACCATTCAAACACCTTTGAAAGAGGACTCCCgaaggattattcctgtgaagttttatcaaaatcaatcCGTGGTTTAGGAGAAAATGTCCAGAGATGGTTGACAAATACACACACGGATGTACTGACAAATGCATCCACATATAACAGAGTCTGACATTGACCGATCACAATAGCTAACCCTTATAAAAaagtgctcagatgagctaaagaGGAAGAGTTTTTGACCTTGGAGGTCACCTTGAATGTAAAGGTCATATATCTATTTATCAATGTGAAGGTACTGTGTCAATGAGTAATGTTTGTGAGCTTAAAAAATCCATATATTTAAAGCAATTATGCCCAAAATATGATGTTTGACCTTACATTGCTCACACTGAAGTACCAGTTTTTGTGTACGTATGTACATACATAAGGATGGACAGACTGATATGCCACAAGTATACAGGGGAATATACATAAAAAAACACCCTTTTTACAAATTATTAAGTAAATCATAAAACCCTACCTTATATCCAAATATTGCACTAGCTTCTGGTGACCACTgcttatttcttttctttatcttTCGTAGAATTATGcatttgtcaataaaattcaTTGACAATGACAATTCATCCTCTTTATTTTGTTGATATGCATCACTTAAACATTCTGTTGTACTCAGACTGTTCTTGTACACTGTCACGAGAACTAATGGGTCTACAAGACAACTGCTGTACAGTGATGCCAATGCTTCTCTGGAATGGTTCCCTCCAAGAACTTCCAGGGTCACTCCGCCAGGAACCTCAGCTTTGTCCATGCTGCCAGAGATGAAGATGGCTGCCAGGATTTTGAAGTGCTTGCCATTCACAAGGAAGCCTTCTCTTAGCTTTTCTACATGCTCCCTGTTAAGTGGCCTAACCATTCTTTCTTCAGTTGTTGGTTTAATGTTGTTGATGTGCACTTTACAACAGTCAGCTAAAATATATCAAGCAAGAAATATCTTGATAGCAAAGAAGAACTAGAACAGACAATAAAGATGACTAGTATACCCCTGAAAGTGTGCATGGATACAGCTGCATGCCTGAAACTGGAATAACTGTCCATAGAAGggcttttatttcatttatcacatgtttgacgtcacggtagtgtaataaagccattaaataaaaatgataatacatgaGTGTAATAAAGCTTCGACATCGATGACATTAATTTTATAGTACATGTCACGTTGGTCAAATTAACTTGTAAAAGGTGGTAGAAACAGGAAAGGCTAGCAtttgataacaagagggccaaaatggccctatatcacgcacctgttatcattgcacttaaggacaggTAGatcaaaaattataataaaaaaatcaatcaaaagaaatatgagaaaaaatagTTGAACTTTTCTTAAAgctacttcaaataaaattattttcaaatcaggccagtagttttatgcccgaaggattacatcgagcaaaattttgactgatgaaggacaggaacaataaagggaagaaattaaaaataaatctaaggcctcagaaaaaatatctataccaaaggacaggaacaacgaagggcaaaatttaaccaaaaagaaataaaaaattcttacaaggtactgTATATGTCAAaatctaaaaattggaggtacaatccatgttgtaccacacaaAAGTGGAGAGCGCATTTGGATGGCTCATTTCAAGGTTGATAAGTCATATGacttatattttgtttcagttacttcccttttatgttactctgaatagcttattaagtaactttattattattggcctaagggaaaaaccgagatcactacgtgacaggtgagctaaaaagaatattacatttgtgacttttcacattgaattaaaatattaaacctgatgaataaaattgataaaatgctcggcagagcctcgcattttattattatattcaacTTGTTTGATAAAGACACATAtgcaatatcctctatgtaaataAGAAGTGCCTATGGTTTTGTTAGGGTGTATACTGTTTGGGTGTACACTGCTGTTTGTGAACAGACTAAATGAAAGCAAGACAGCTATTTTCCTGTTGGCCGTCCGACTGACAAAATTTTAAAGCGTGCCCTGTGCCTAATTATGACGAACACTTcagtggtttgaaaaaaaaatgcagcacAAACTGTACAAGTAGTGTGCTCCAAAAGGaaactaaaaacaagagggccatgatggccctatatcgctcacctgttatcattgcacttgaggacaagaaagtcctcagaaaaaatatctaaggacagaaacaacaaagggaagaaatttaaccaaaaagaaaaaaatattggaggtaccatccataccAACCACAGAAAACtagtctcgtgttttccctacggccaataataaaaaagttactaaaaataagctaccgtatatatagtaatgtaaaagggaagtaattaaaaaataaatattgtaaataacagggaattatctgaagtcagaatatggtttttaaataagaaaaacgggcgttttcaaatatgtttttttttctgtgacgtcatgtatatattttatccacgcttgtcaaacaaaggaaaatacACATAcctttgtatttgtttctttttaccataaataaattcatatatgagccatgcctgcatgtCTCACTTTCAAATACGAgtcatgcctgcatgactcactttcacGACTCGCTTTCAGAGATGAggcatgcctgcatgactcattTCCGTCATACTgagacatccatggatgactTACTTCTGTAAGCgagccatccatggatgactaTGTAGCCGTgtcatccacggatgactcactAACAAGGTTgacatccacggatgactcacttctgtaaacgagccatccacggatgactcaaAAGGCTgacatccatggatgactcacTTTCAAGAGTGACATCACTGAAGGACTCAAATAATGCCTGTTATGAATTGATGTCTTATATGTCGAGCCATACATGTATGTCTCAATTAAAGCACAGTCGGATGATCCCTAGGTTTCAtatgaatttgtaaatattgaatctGAAAATCACCTGTTACTTCGATTACGATGAGTTaaagaaaatcattcaaattGGTATCAAAGTGTTATTATAATTTGGAGACAAGGGGTGTTGATCAGGAAGCAAGTCCAAGAAATAATCATAGTTGATGCTATTTGGGTATCTTATATGTCGTGCTTTAGcctacattttttatatattaatatctaCTCATTAATTTCATTGTTACACAACAAATCTTTTTTGAAGTTGCAGAAACATTAGCTTAACCGGAAATAAATAGATTTGATCAGAATACTTTAACCACAGGAAGTATTGATGAAATGGAAACACATGTTCAGTGGCAAATCTAAACATGCTAATCTACCTCTTTGTATATCAAGTGAAAACCAGTtcagtttttcaactttaattgtttattatatttactatACAACATACTAATATTGAAGGTGTGTAAAATGTTCCTcgtatactttcaaatatttgttaactcATCAGATCTGTCCAAATGATACTTTGAATTACTTTCATCAATCACAAGTAGATATAATATCAAATTAtagttttaattgtttgtaatctCTGTTTAACTGGACCACTCGTACACCCTTGTGCAAAATGCTAAATGATCACTCATTCTTCTGCCATCACAACAACTCCTCATGATTTCACCTCCGAATCCATTGCAACACctgtatttttgaaaagaaaaatgtaatgatTTATATTAGTAAATCTtatgatataaaatcattcaTAGAAGGTGTTATCTGTTTGCAAAAATTTAGATACAGAAGCAAAAATACAGTTATGAGCTCTTAGTGTCAAATCACAGTATTAATTGAACTGTAATATACTCCTCATAAATGTGTGTTGGGCATGTTGACAGGTATATTAATTAAAAGTATGCAAGACAAGCTGTAAAGTAGACTGAAATACATCAAGAGCTGTTTGAAAAACACATATCCCCACTGATAgccttagatattaaatgaccttgaactttgacccagGTTCAAGTTTAATAGGTGTCTTCTATTAAAGGAGACTAACCATCCTATAAAACTGGAAGTATGTAAGTCAAACAGACCTGCGGGTGTTGAATTAAAATGGTTTTCAccctaagtgaccttgacctttgaccccatgaCCTGGAAATAATTAAGGGTCATCTTCTCAAGGAGACTGGGTAAATTAGATTTGCCGATATTGATCTATAAAGAATACGATGctaagtgaccttgatctttgacccagtGGCCCAAAATTCATAAAGGTAATCTTCTAAAGGagaccaatcaacctatgaaatttgaagtgtgtagttcaaacagattttaagatattgctttaaaatggatttgaccctaactgacattgacctttgaattCATGACCCAGAAATTATTTGGAGACTTAACATCTAATAAACTATGAAGCCTCAAGTCCAAATGGTTCTCAAGATAACCAGTGAATGAAGTTatccatgcaatacaaagtctcctggaaagcacctaattttctctactgcagtgcaACATTATGAATATATACGATATCTGTcagtgatgtataaacaatattgtatatatatatatatatatatacaatatgttgtaTCAAacgcttggattaaaatttgcatatacaaaaacctacagaTGTTTATTGTTAAGTAACAtccataaatataaacaaaagtgtCAAAATGTCACAACATACTCCTGTCATagcaatttctttacactagcacctgcattttcatattgatttttattggcaaattataaaacaagagggccatgaaaatcatgtataactcacctgatctattgacctaaagatcatcaggattaacattttgaccaagtttcattaagatatggtcataaatgtggcctctagtgtgttaactagttttccctttaatttgacctagtgacctagtttttggccccacatgaccaagattccaactaggcctaaagatcatcaagattaacagtctgaccaagtttcatgaagatacagtcataaatttgacctctagattgttgacaagctttacctttgatttgacctgttgatctagtttttgaccccacatgacccagattcgaacctgacttagaggtcatcaagacatccatgagtttcaaacttaaattcaggtctctcgagtgttaacaatctttacatttgatttgatctggtcaccaagtttttgaccctacctgacccagattgaaacttgacctaaagaccttcaagataaacattctgataaagttatCAAGATATTGTCAttaatgtggcttctacagtgttaacaagctttaccttcgATTTGatcagatgacctagttttttaccccatctgacccagatttaaacttgaactaaagatcatcaagattaacattctgaccaagtttcattaagatatggtcataaatgtgacttatcgagtgttaactagcttttcctttgaattgagctagtgacctagtttttgacctcaccttgCACAAAAttaaatctgacctaaagatcatcaagattaacattctgaccaagtttcattaagataaggccataaatgtggcttatagaatgttaactggcttttcctttgatttgacctggtggcctagtttctgttttcacttgacctagattttaacttgacttaaaagtcatcaagatgaacattctgaccaagtttcatagagatattatcataaatgtgactTAAAGATTCTTaataagctttacctttgatctgacctggtgacctagattttgacccaagatgacccaatatcaaactcatccaacattttattaagggtaacattctgactaagtttcattaagattgggccaaaattgtgacctctagagtgttaacagtcaaattgttgac
The sequence above is a segment of the Mercenaria mercenaria strain notata chromosome 3, MADL_Memer_1, whole genome shotgun sequence genome. Coding sequences within it:
- the LOC123525057 gene encoding uncharacterized protein LOC123525057 isoform X2, with protein sequence MKQTAFTNFVTLDDNNKGRLLTVWEELRVKSYQKELNRLTARKMKAAVTPNTQDEKTGNTDNENDDCNTATNGSDERTHSLTQEEFDRLKEENKNKDIMVRKLQEENQQLKIDNEDHLKTIEKLRDEVKKYAVMAANHKAHSGENESQQKKSSRTAKFSVGEKVWALYKDGHSYKARIIRINKNSYRVKYIQDGVVHNVDGEGLVTYG
- the LOC123525057 gene encoding uncharacterized protein LOC123525057 isoform X1, with amino-acid sequence MKQTAFTNFVTLDDNNKGRLLTVWEELRVKSYQKELNRLTARKMKAAVTPNTQDEKTGNTDNENDDCNTATNGSDERTHSLTQEEFDRLKEENKNKDIMVRKLQEENQQLKIDNEDHLKTIEKLRDEVKKYAVMAANHKAHSGENESQQKKSSRTAKRPLANEREPLVDESEQPSKKVKFSVGEKVWALYKDGHSYKARIIRINKNSYRVKYIQDGVVHNVDGEGLVTYG
- the LOC123525057 gene encoding uncharacterized protein LOC123525057 isoform X3, whose protein sequence is MKQTAFTNFVTLDDNNKGRLLTVWEELRVKSYQKELNRLTARKMKAAVTPNTQDEKTGNTDNENDDCNTATNGSDERTHSLTQEEFDRLKEENKNKDIMVRKLQEENQQLKRPLANEREPLVDESEQPSKKVKFSVGEKVWALYKDGHSYKARIIRINKNSYRVKYIQDGVVHNVDGEGLVTYG